From the Methylocystis sp. IM3 genome, one window contains:
- a CDS encoding cysteine desulfurase — MIPQLVNDTTYDVARLRRDFPILDVRIHGLPLVYLDNAASAQKPQAVLDRIQHAYAGEYANVHRGLHFLANAATEQYEGAREKLRNFLNAERSEEIVFTRGATEAINLVAQSFARDRISAGDEIVVSIMEHHANIVPWHFLRERNGAVIKWAKVDDEGNFLLDEFEKLLTERTKIVAVTHMSNVLGTVAPIKEIVGLAHARGIPVLIDGSQAAVHLDVDVVDLDCDFYVVTGHKLYGPTGIGVLYGKYEHLAAMSPFNGGGEMIREVREEGVTYGDPPHRFEAGTPAIVQAIGLGAAVDYINSIGKSRIRAHERELLEYATERLREIDSMRILGAAEEKGAIVSFTMDGAHPHDIATIIDRSGIAIRAGTHCAMPLLNRFGVTAACRASFGLYNTKDEVDQFVQSIWKARQLFA, encoded by the coding sequence ATGATCCCACAGCTAGTGAACGATACAACATATGACGTTGCGCGGTTGCGTCGCGACTTCCCGATCTTGGACGTAAGAATTCACGGCCTCCCGCTCGTCTATCTGGACAATGCGGCGTCGGCGCAAAAGCCTCAAGCGGTTCTCGATCGCATTCAGCACGCCTATGCCGGCGAATATGCGAACGTTCATCGTGGACTTCACTTCCTCGCCAATGCCGCGACGGAGCAATATGAGGGCGCCCGGGAAAAGCTACGCAATTTTCTCAACGCAGAGCGTTCGGAAGAGATCGTTTTTACGAGAGGCGCGACGGAGGCGATAAACCTGGTCGCGCAATCTTTCGCGCGCGACAGGATCAGCGCCGGCGACGAAATCGTCGTATCGATCATGGAACACCACGCCAACATTGTGCCGTGGCATTTCCTGCGCGAGCGCAATGGGGCGGTCATCAAATGGGCGAAGGTCGATGACGAAGGAAATTTTCTTCTGGATGAATTTGAAAAGCTTTTGACCGAACGGACAAAGATCGTAGCCGTGACACACATGTCCAACGTGCTAGGCACGGTGGCGCCAATTAAGGAAATTGTGGGCCTCGCTCATGCGCGGGGGATTCCGGTTCTTATAGATGGCTCCCAGGCCGCCGTTCACCTCGATGTGGACGTTGTGGATCTCGACTGCGATTTCTACGTCGTCACGGGGCATAAGCTCTATGGACCTACGGGGATTGGCGTTTTATATGGAAAATACGAGCATTTGGCTGCGATGAGTCCGTTTAACGGCGGCGGCGAGATGATTCGGGAGGTGCGGGAAGAGGGTGTTACCTACGGAGATCCGCCGCACCGCTTCGAAGCCGGCACCCCAGCGATCGTTCAGGCGATTGGGCTTGGCGCCGCGGTTGACTACATCAATTCGATCGGCAAGTCCCGTATTCGGGCGCATGAACGCGAATTGCTCGAATATGCGACGGAGCGATTGCGCGAGATAGATTCAATGCGAATTTTAGGCGCGGCGGAAGAGAAGGGCGCCATTGTTTCCTTTACGATGGACGGCGCGCATCCCCACGATATCGCCACCATCATCGATCGCTCTGGAATCGCCATCCGGGCGGGAACCCACTGCGCTATGCCGTTGTTGAATCGCTTCGGCGTCACCGCCGCCTGCCGGGCCTCGTTCGGGCTTTATAACACAAAGGACGAAGTCGACCAGTTCGTTCAGTCGATATGGAAAGCGCGTCAGCTCTTCGCGTAG